A stretch of Phragmites australis chromosome 12, lpPhrAust1.1, whole genome shotgun sequence DNA encodes these proteins:
- the LOC133887238 gene encoding cation/H(+) antiporter 15-like, with protein MAATVVSDPLEELWNHTMSADRSHLLCFYPSKITMSGIWLGDSPLDFSLPLLLFQILVVTSTTRAAALILSPLGLPSYIAEILAGFLLGPSVLGRLPHFSNIVFPTRSLFVLDSMSLLGLIYYTFTIGVEIELHTVLSAGPRSFWFAAASALPPFLVGATTGYIALSTDDSRKTKGQFLNSLSFPIFLGATFCSTAFSVLARNIAELKLAGTDVGQLSISASLINDTFAWAGLTVATALAHVRYGLLPSVWTLVSGLLIFAASYLLVRPMFVRLARRAAEGAVVSEVQECSVLIGVMVAALVADAGGTHAIFGAFVFGLAVPNGPIGVALVEKVEDFVVGTLLPLFFAMSGLRTDTAKVTNTHAAVLLMVAALAAAILKVVAAVGVARASGMPLHDGTSIGLLLNTKGVIELVILNIARNKRIMSDQSFTVLVFMSALITALVTPLLAMVVKPARRLVFYKRRTIAWPQPDAELRILACVHVPRDVPALLTLLDVASPSNRSPVAVHALHLIEFAGRSSALLLINASAPTSSFSSPESSAHGRSQVEMQFKHIAHAFMAYEENVVGASARTFAAVSPYASMHDDVAAAAEDQHSALILLPFHKNRSVDGGMEVFHPAIQSLNTNVQRFSPCTVGILVDRGLGSVPGVGCRVAALFFGGRDDREVVALATRMAHNPGIDLTVLRFVQKGGSFTASEFDTLKERKADDGCLREFLDRANSVGSGSGATVEYRERGVFNASEMVAQIREVEASGKDLLVVGKVPGLSALTAGMAEWSECPELGPIGDLLASRDFQTTASVLVVQSYERPVVGGVSAELGLGGDSLPAAARPPRRGR; from the exons atggcggcgaCGGTGGTGAGCGACCCTCTGGAGGAGCTTTGGAACCACACGATGTCGGCGGACAGGTCGCACCTGCTGTGCTTCTACCCGAGCAAGATCACCATGAGCGGCATCTGGTTGGGCGACAGCCCGCTCGACTTCTCCCTCCCGCTCCTTCTCTTCCAGATCCTCGTCGTCACCTCCAccacccgcgccgccgccctcaTCCTCTCCCCGCTCGGCCTCCCGAGCTACATAGCCGAGATCCTCGCCGGCTTCCTCCTCGGCCCCTCCGTGCTCGGCCGCCTCCCGCACTTCTCCAACATCGTCTTCCCCACGCGCAGCCTCTTCGTCCTCGACTCCATGTCCCTCCTCGGCCTCATCTACTACACTTTCACCATCGGCGTCGAGATCGAGCTCCACACCGTCCTCAGCGCCGGACCACGCAGCTTCTGGTTCGCCGCCGCGTCAGCGCTCCCGCCCTTCCTCGTCGGCGCCACCACGGGGTACATCGCGCTCAGCACCGACGACTCCCGGAAAACAAAGGGCCAGTTCCTCAACAGCCTCTCCTTCCCAATCTTCCTCGGCGCCACCTTCTGCTCCACCGCTTTCTCCGTGCTCGCGCGCAACATCGCCGAGCTCAAGCTCGCCGGCACCGACGTCGGCCAGCTCTCCATCTCCGCCTCGCTCATCAACGACACTTTCGCCTGGGCCGGGCTCACCGTCGCCACGGCGCTCGCGCACGTGCGCTACGGCCTGCTCCCGTCCGTCTGGACGCTCGTGTCgggcctcctcatcttcgccgcGAGCTACCTTCTCGTCCGGCCCATGTTCGTGCGGCTGGCGCGTCGCGCGGCCGAAGGAGCGGTGGTCAGCGAGGTGCAGGAGTGCTCGGTGCTCATCGGCGTCATGGTCGCCGCGCTCGTGGCGGACGCTGGGGGCACGCACGCGATATTCGGCGCGTTCGTGTTCGGCCTCGCCGTGCCCAACGGGCCGATCGGCGTGGCACTGGTGGAGAAGGTGGAGGACTTCGTGGTCGGGACGCTACTGCCGCTCTTCTTCGCGATGAGCGGCCTCCGCACGGACACCGCCAAGGTCACCAACACGCACGCGGCGGTGCTGTTGATGGTGGCTGCACTGGCTGCAGCGATCCTGAAGGTGGTCGCCGCTGTCGGCGTGGCCAGGGCGTCCGGCATGCCTCTTCATGACGGCACATCCATAGGGCTGCTGCTCAACACCAAGGGCGTCATCGAGCTCGTCATCCTCAACATTGCAAGGAACAAAAGG ATCATGAGCGACCAGTCGTTCACGGTGCTGGTGTTCATGTCGGCGCTGATCACCGCGCTGGTGACCCCGCTCCTGGCCATGGTGGTCAAGCCGGCACGCCGCCTCGTCTTCTACAAGCGCCGGACCATCGCGTGGCCGCAGCCAGACGCGGAGCTCCGTATCCTCGCCTGCGTCCACGTGCCCCGCGACGTCCCCGCGCTCCTCACGCTCCTCGACGTCGCCTCGCCCTCCAACCGCTCGCCTGTCGCCGTCCACGCTCTGCACCTCATCGAGTTTGCCGGCCGTTCCTccgccctcctcctcatcaacgccTCCGCGCCAACGTCTTCGTTTTCTTCCCCTGAGAGCTCGGCGCATGGCCGCAGCCAGGTGGAGATGCAGTTCAAGCACATCGCCCACGCCTTCATGGCGTACGAGGAGAATGTGGTGGGCGCCTCGGCGCGCACGTTCGCTGCCGTCTCGCCGTACGCGTCCATGCATGACGacgtcgccgctgccgccgaggACCAGCACTCGGCGCTGATCCTGCTACCCTTCCACAAGAACCGGTCGGTGGACGGCGGCATGGAGGTGTTCCACCCAGCGATCCAGTCGCTGAACACCAACGTGCAGCGCTTCTCGCCGTGCACGGTGGGCATCCTCGTGGACCGCGGCCTGGGCAGCGTGCCCGGGGTCGGGTGCCGCGTGGCGGCGCTCTTCTTCGGCGGGCGCGACGACCGCGAGGTGGTGGCCCTGGCGACCCGCATGGCACATAACCCAGGCATCGACCTGACGGTGCTCCGGTTCGTCCAGAAGGGCGGGAGCTTCACGGCGAGCGAGTTCGACACGCTGAAGGAGCGCAAGGCCGACGACGGGTGCCTGCGGGAGTTTTTGGACCGGGCCAACAGCGtgggcagcggcagcggcgcgaCGGTGGAGTACCGGGAGCGGGGCGTGTTCAACGCGAGCGAGATGGTGGCGCAAATACGGGAGGTGGAGGCGTCGGGGAAGGACCTGCTGGTGGTGGGGAAGGTGCCGGGGTTGTCGGCGCTGACGGCGGGGATGGCGGAGTGGAGCGAGTGCCCTGAGCTGGGGCCGATCGGGGACCTGCTGGCGTCGAGGGACTTCCAGACGACGGCGTCGGTACTGGTGGTGCAGTCGTACGAGAGGCCAGTGGTGGGAGGGGTGTCAGCGGAGCTGGGCCTGGGCGGCGACAGCCTGCCCGCGGCTGCAAGGCCGCCACGGCGAGGTCGGTAG